aataaaataatcttcattttatgcataaataataaaattttgctatatacatatataccAATTCtctcattttttacatacTAGGCCCCCCTATAAGTCGAGTTAGTAAATTAGGTTTTTTGATAGCAGGTAAATAAAGAACACCATATAGTGTTAAACTgtgtttataaaaatagaaagtgcaaaaaattaatatatatattactaaacattttttataccaTAGAAAAGAACAATGCGAATAGGCATAATATAAcgaaaaagaataaaaataggagaaaaataataatagtaatatttttaaaactcTAAGAAACGTTTATATTAATGGACATAGAAACGCatgataaatttataatgtTTTGGATTAAATAGAAATAGTAACTTTTtcatctatattttattagattattttgcatatacactaaaatacatttttttaattattttagaACAAACAACAAACACCATCGAATGGGTCAATAGTTCCAGATGGTACATTTcgttaattttattaaattaattttttccatattttaCCATGCACATAtacgtatatatataatactctaatgtatgtatatgttttatattttatatcttaGATAACTATtacaattataaaaagGGGGACATTGCTTATGCACAATGATAGTAGACGATATAAATAactttaattatttatgtttataaatACCCTtgttttcaattttatgaatttataattttaaactTATACGTACATATAcgatattttatattaatatttgaaaGGAAGAAATTCGTgctaaaattaaaaaacttTTTGTTCACAGAATAGTTGAAAcgattgaaaaaaaaatacaaaataaaaaccaACAAACTGACAAATTAGCTAACCGTTAAACTATAGTTAAATTTTTCCTCATAACGTTTTTTTTGGCATGTTCACAAGAATAAAGAATTATAAtgtattgttttttttataccaATGTgatgtaataaaaatatatttgtattatatactaaatttttatgtttcactaatattttttttttttttggagaATTTCCTTGTTATAGTATTTATGGATATACATGCAacatttgttttaaaaatgaaaaaaaaaaacgatatgaaatgaatatgacaaaataaatatataaaatgaaaaattgttttatatgttttgcATAAATATTCAATGGGTGTGTGAAGAtagttttaataaaatttgtttatgtgaaattggaaataatggccaatacatattttaatttgttacAAATATAGCTTAAAttgtgataataaaaatgtaaaataatttccTATTATTGCTTTTAAAATTAGCTCAgtaattatttgtatttaaaaCAAAGAACAAAAGAAGAATGTAAAGGAAAGTAACTATTTCAAATTAGCTAATGAACAAAAAACTGTACATATTTAAGTATGCAATtgcatttatttaaattttacaGCTAACAATGACACGGGTAATTTTTATGGTATTCGGGTGCGCTGAGTGCTTACATctgtataaatatagagaAGTTATGTAAATTAATCGTGAAGGTTTGTTTATGTATGTATGCAATGTAATTTCATAGAggatatttattatattgacTATATATgatgcatataatattatttggtTGGGTCAAAGCaatcatataatatttttattaaacgGTAAGAATAGTTTTGACTCATCTGTTGAGGCAATGTTAACgattatatacatttggAAGTTATATGATAATTGGTTAATAAATAAGCTGTTTATACtaggaaaataattataattattaaaaaaaataccgatacattttttacactaatattttattatttatccTTTTATTAcgaacaaaattatttatttatataaaaatatatatatatatcataaatatCAAATTTTAGTGTATTTTCccgttttatattttttttacgaatttataatttggcagtaaaaaaaagtattttaataagtgcattttttattatatatattattattatattattactttatagttttatataaatgttttaataaattcatctatgatatataagaactatacataattttttaatatatgtgaatatttatatactaaTGATACTACATTAATAGGattttatatgtaatgTGCATacatatgtttatatatatttattgtataCATATTACTTGAATTATCTGAAATAACGataattcattttgttattatttttatgagttttattctatttattacatcttttcattttttatttaatttttatacaatttaTTTAGGCGTaccaaattatttattttatgaatatatttaatgagACCTTAATATAGTAAATGTactttttcctttttatgTTGTTTgcatttataattatatctTTGATTTAGTAAACAACAAGTTCCTATATAAATAggaatttaattatttaatttaaaaaaattacaataaATGCAACACATAATTTCCATCTTCACATAttaatcatattttattctacttttataatataaaaaaatattatattgtttacAACTATagaaaaatgatataaaataataattttttatatgtattaatattatattattattaatatcatatatttattaagaTTTGTACATTAtccatttatatatgcatctATAAGTATTGTATAACAAACCTttataaatgaatttttgttttcgtgcgtaatataaaaactatatatttgtatataattaatttggtgcggtttcattttttttacgatttaaaaaaaaatattttttgagcTCTATGTATAATTACATTTGTATTACATTCTTGAtgtttctttctttttttaatttctgatttttaaaatgtaatgaataaacaatatatataaatattaatccCGTATTCAAATTTAGTCTGATAACGCATATTTATCCTACTCTATataatagatatatatattatctttTAACCTTGAATGTGTATAAAACAAGTGCGTATGAACcgtatataatatgtttatatatacctATACATGTGTTTGTTTTACAAGTTTAATAGTTTAAAATAttgtgttttttattaacatatattGAACATACCCTAACTCAACATTGCGATTTGTTAACACATCTATATTacgaatatatttaatttaattgccatgtattatattattcattcatatttaccttatttaaatttttctaaaaatcctaattttttgaaaccaaataaaatttgatatatacTTTATTTAGATGTGTAGTTCTTTATGCACATATCAGgaaaatacaatatataaataaatgtaaataaataaaacacatatacatttgtaaaaaaaataaaaaaaaatgtcgAATGAATTTTTAGTTGATACAATTTATAATCAtgaatatttgaaaaaggTTTTAGGCttaataaaaagtataaagaaaaataataagtttgattatattgaaaaaatatatgagcAATTTAATATAGAGGAGAAcgaagaaatatataataaatttttcaatGAATTggaaaacataaataataatggaaatataaatagtaataatagaCGACGTAACggaaattatataaataaatatgcctctaattataataatgtaaaCTGTtgtaacaataataatcatCATTGCTCTGGAAATCCTTCGATTATTCCTGAATATGATAAGGATGCTAATAGCtatttatcaaataattcTGAGGAAATTAATGAATTTGATATAGACTCATATGATTCatcatttgaaaaaaaagccaaggaaaaaagaatatatgtGGATGGTATTTTTGACCTATCTCATTCAGGCCATTTCAATGCTATGCGACAAGCCAAAAAATTAGGAGATGTCGTTGTCGTTGGAATTAATTCAGATGAAGATGCTTTAAATTCAAAAGGAGTTACTCCAATATATACACAAGAAGAAAGAGGGGCATTAATAGCGGGTTGTAAATGGGTTGATGAAGTTATTATAggaacaaaatataatgtagATATGGagttattaaaaaaatataattgtgATTATGCAGCTCATGGTAGTGATATTGCGTATGATCGTAATGGAGTATGCTGCTATGAAGATgtgcaaaaaaataatcgaTTAAAAGTATTTGAAAGGAGTTATGGAATATCGACTACAATTATTGTAAATCATTTGTTACAAATCGTTAGTAATGCTAATAGAATTGGCTCATCTCATATACATaatctaaaaaataatacccTATTAGATGTAAAggatgaagaaaaaaataaaaattgtgatGCAAATAGTATGGGTAGCCTTGAAAATATCgttgataatataaattctACAGAagataaaacaaatttaaaaaatggaaaaaatgattCAAACGACATagataacaataatatcaAAATGGTAAAAGgtgacaaaaaaaaaaacagtgATATGTcatcaaatataaaaagcttaatgaataaaaataaaggcTATATAGCAGCttcacaaatatatttatttatggaaaaacatgaaaaaaaaaaacatcaTAAAGTTGTATATGTAGATGGATCATTTGATATGTTCCATTTAGggcatttaaaaattatagaaaatgCTAAAAAATTAGGAGATTATTTATTAGTAGGAATATATTCAGATGAAACTGTTAGAAAACTCAAAGGAAATCATTTTCCAATTACATCTGTATTAGAAAGGACCTTAACGGTTTTAGCTATGAAAGGTGTCGACGATGTAGTTATTTGCGCACCATGGGTCATAACAGAAGGTTTTATTAAACGCTTTCAAATTGACACAGTTGTTAGAGGTTCTATATCAGATTATAATTATTCGAGTTTTGGTGCTGACCCATATACTATACCTaagaaattaaatatatttaaggAAATTCCATCAGCATCGGTATGAATCATATGCCTATTAAATATGGAAATGCTTAGAAAAACGTGCATGCATATATGGCTATccattttatatgtatttggAGTGGAGcatgtatttatttctgTAATTCATATGCTCATATCGACCAAGTGTATAAATAGATGGATGTAATGCATAGATATATCCCCGTTcctatacatatttatttttttttgcttaataatttcattttttaatttttgcaGGATATGACTACCtttgaaataattaatagaattgaaaaaaacaaacaatATTTGTTGAGCATCATCTCAGCAAGGTAAgtatttttgatattttccACGATTTATACATTATActagatatattttttgttgtttgtgaaattgtataattattaatttagtGAATTTGTTTATACCTATGCGTGCATACTAAACTGTAAACATTGCTTCATGTTATTTCTCTTTTTGtagaaaaaagaaagaagaaaacatttggaaaaataattcgtatactttaaaataatttatatagaCGCAtgtcatatatttatgcataGATATATTGGAAcgacattttttaaaattgacTTTGTgaatatagatatattaataaatattaaatcatttattgaaaaaaatattattataaaatcaaattaaaattttatgcaaaaacaaagaaaaaaggaaccctcatgttttttttacgctctatattattatatttgtttttaatatttttaatagttAATTTAAGAATtttgtttctttatttatctTTAACTTTAAAGacttcattatattttatgtcattgcatatttttttttatttattaactATACACATAATTTGcgcaaatatttttacatacGATATATGCCAGTTCTTTAATGATTCACATTATTTATGtagaattattaatatttatttttattaactttatgcacaatattatatatgttccacattctataaaatttatattatttgtttaaaaaaatataaaaacacaaactttcttttaaaaataaaagataagaattatgtatttataataattccATGGGTTTATATCCAAGTATTGAGGatgttattaaaatatactaGGAAAACATTtccaaaatattatataacaCTATATTTGTcgaaacaaataaataaataccgaacaaaattataactaaaatattatataaatatggaatatgtattaaatgatgatgaaattaaaaaggtAGTACAAAAGAATGACGCATACTACTCTCTTATCGAATTAAACGACGTactatatttaaataataagttatataaaaaaatagaatgCCTTCAAAACTTGAGCAATTTAAAAGCATTATATCTAAATAACAATGgttaatgaaatataataaatgagtaaataatcaaactaaatgaataaatcaataaaataaataggcaacgaaaaaaagtataaaatgaattaattttttcttttctatttgaaatatttgaataatttttttagcaTTAGAAAGGATTTGTGGATTAGACAGCTGTGTAAACCTAGTTGCTCTGTTAGTtcaatatacaaatatgtgaaacgtatatatttaataagcTAATTCACAATATTAGACAAAAATAACACTTATCTACAAATAGTTATATGAAGAATATGCTTTTTAGGGACTATTTTATTCcattattttacaaattatttttccacgttttacatttttcttttttcttttttctttttccttATCTTAACCATAAAAAGTTATTTAAACTCCAACAGAATCtcaaaaattgaaaatttgAGTtcgttaaaaaaattacgaatattaaatttagaggataattatattaatgtGATAGAGAATTTAGGTAATTTCAtggttttattatttctacTATTAGGAGTtgtgatattttttataaaatatatatactattgATCAGATGATTATccttgttatatttttcatgttataatatattttttgctgATAGAAAATTTGTGTTATCTTGAAGACCTAAACTTGAGTAGCAATTGCTTAGGCGATAAGGGATGCTGTATGTTATCActtttagaaaataataaatgtctcaatattttaaatcttagtaataataaaattgaagaGGATATTTTGGATAATCTTTGCAACCTGAAAAGCctaaacattttatatataatgaataaCCCAGGAGTAATACCTTAAAATGATATACATTTTGATTTAcatacaaattataatgagtatataaattatagtattatatgcattaatatatttattaaaattggTGGAGTATGATTATGGTACCATAGTTGCAACTCCTCAAAATAACTTGGAAGTggaataattttctttgttcacaattaaaaaaacaaaaatattattatttgctcattttattttataataagtTTAATACATGGGTAATATTTTATCGTACATTTCATTCTTTTTCAgttatcaaaatataaaaattaccgaaaattatttttgcaCACATTGAAAAACTTAACATTTCTGGATTATAAGCCAATTACAAATGAAGAGAGAAGGTGATATTTTTAAccgttttttttgttaGTTTTTATGCATGCAACATTATGGATAAGCAAACCAAACAATGTATATACACacgaattatatatgtatgtatatatattattaaaaataaaacaggTGTGTTAAAGCCTTTTTTGCGTATGGAACGAAAGGAGAGCAagatgaattaaaaaagataaagcTAGAACAGAAAATGGAGCATGAGCATTCAATTGAATGTATGAATTTATATAccttatttattatatatattaaatatttttaagtcTTAAATGTATAGTTATGTCCATTTAAGCATAATTTGAATACAACTGAATGTATTTATGTGCTACGATTTTCAGATTTcagaaaatatttgatGAATAAACAAGATGGAGAACAGTGATCAACTTCTCAAggatgtatataaaatccGAAGGATATAATCGCATTTTTCTTCAACGTTTAAGTTCTTCCActgaacaaaaaaaaataataatttacaaattgtgtgtaaatatatgtatatatattttatttatgtatttaaaTCGTTTTTTTCAGCATTTTGAATTTGTTCATGCATTTCTGGACTCATAAAATAGTGCTAATTTTGTAATAGcgctatatatatgttaatatttaGCATGGACAGTTATggagaataaaaaaataatattgaaatttTTTGTGTGTATATAAGTTACCTCGCTCAAAAATAGTAGTGATGTTGTATATGTTTTTCTGATATTTTCGTAAACGTAGTGACTCTCATTTATGAGAATTTTATAATCCTGATTTTCGTCACTaaaagggaaaaaaatgaaataaaaaataggatgtatttatttttggggaattaaattaaaaagaatgaattttatataatgtatCATGTTGTTagcatattatttacacATTTATTGTGactaatttttataaatattattatttaaaaaaaatattgaagtATATCTCCTTACAGTAATGCATTTTCCTCGG
This DNA window, taken from Plasmodium berghei ANKA genome assembly, chromosome: 13, encodes the following:
- a CDS encoding ethanolamine-phosphate cytidylyltransferase; this encodes MSNEFLVDTIYNHEYLKKVLGLIKSIKKNNKFDYIEKIYEQFNIEENEEIYNKFFNELENINNNGNINSNNRRRNGNYINKYASNYNNVNCCNNNNHHCSGNPSIIPEYDKDANSYLSNNSEEINEFDIDSYDSSFEKKAKEKRIYVDGIFDLSHSGHFNAMRQAKKLGDVVVVGINSDEDALNSKGVTPIYTQEERGALIAGCKWVDEVIIGTKYNVDMELLKKYNCDYAAHGSDIAYDRNGVCCYEDVQKNNRLKVFERSYGISTTIIVNHLLQIVSNANRIGSSHIHNLKNNTLLDVKDEEKNKNCDANSMGSLENIVDNINSTEDKTNLKNGKNDSNDIDNNNIKMVKGDKKKNSDMSSNIKSLMNKNKGYIAASQIYLFMEKHEKKKHHKVVYVDGSFDMFHLGHLKIIENAKKLGDYLLVGIYSDETVRKLKGNHFPITSVLERTLTVLAMKGVDDVVICAPWVITEGFIKRFQIDTVVRGSISDYNYSSFGADPYTIPKKLNIFKEIPSASDMTTFEIINRIEKNKQYLLSIISARKKKEENIWKNNSYTLK
- a CDS encoding leucine-rich repeat protein, whose product is MEYVLNDDEIKKVVQKNDAYYSLIELNDVLYLNNKLYKKIECLQNLSNLKALYLNNNALERICGLDSCVNLVALYLNSNRISKIENLSSLKKLRILNLEDNYINVIENLENLCYLEDLNLSSNCLGDKGCCMLSLLENNKCLNILNLSNNKIEEDILDNLCNLKSLNILYIMNNPGLSKYKNYRKLFLHTLKNLTFLDYKPITNEERRCVKAFFAYGTKGEQDELKKIKLEQKMEHEHSIEYFRKYLMNKQDGEQ